The following proteins are co-located in the Bathymodiolus thermophilus thioautotrophic gill symbiont genome:
- a CDS encoding LemA family protein, which yields MDFIIQNWLLITIVGILVIWVVKIYNNLVSYKTQYQNGFEQISVQLKRRLDLIGNLVDAAKKYMEHEKETLMAVTQARSGLLQATQAAENNPTDANAMATLASSQVALEGAMGGFNLKMEDYPELKASENMMQLSEELTSTENRIASARQGYNDLVQKFNEYKKSFPNVVLAGMFGFGADAQNLEFNESVQELNEAPKDLFK from the coding sequence ATGGATTTCATAATACAAAACTGGTTGTTAATTACAATTGTTGGAATTTTGGTTATTTGGGTGGTTAAAATTTATAACAATTTGGTGTCTTATAAAACACAGTATCAAAATGGTTTTGAGCAAATTTCAGTACAACTTAAACGACGCTTGGATTTGATTGGTAATTTGGTCGATGCAGCCAAAAAGTACATGGAGCATGAAAAAGAAACATTGATGGCAGTAACACAAGCAAGGTCTGGCTTACTACAAGCTACGCAAGCGGCTGAAAATAATCCAACTGATGCCAATGCAATGGCAACACTAGCAAGTTCACAGGTAGCGTTAGAAGGGGCAATGGGTGGGTTTAACTTAAAAATGGAAGATTATCCAGAGTTAAAAGCCAGTGAAAATATGATGCAGTTGTCAGAAGAATTAACTTCAACAGAAAATCGCATCGCTAGCGCTCGTCAAGGTTATAACGATTTGGTGCAAAAGTTTAATGAATATAAAAAATCTTTCCCGAATGTTGTTTTGGCAGGAATGTTTGGTTTTGGTGCCGATGCACAAAATTTAGAATTTAACGAAAGCGTCCAAGAGCTTAACGAAGCACCAAAAGATTTATTTAAATAG
- the map gene encoding type I methionyl aminopeptidase has product MPIDIKSTIEIEKMRTAGHLAAAVLDMIAPYVKSGVSTGELDKICHDYIVNVQDAIPAPLNYHGFPKSICTSVNNTVCHGIPNEKILKKGDIINIDITVIKDGYHGDTSKMFIIGKSSVKAQRICRIAQECLYIGIEKVKPGVHLGEVGKAIGAHAIKNNCAVVRDYCGHGIGSIFHAEPQVVHYDNGESNISPILEAGMTFTIEPMINLGSFEVTTSKLDGWTVTTKDRSLSAQWEHTILVTKDGCEILTLREEESLK; this is encoded by the coding sequence ATGCCAATTGATATTAAATCTACTATTGAAATAGAAAAAATGCGCACTGCCGGTCATTTGGCAGCTGCTGTGCTGGATATGATTGCACCTTATGTTAAATCAGGTGTTAGCACTGGAGAATTAGACAAAATCTGCCATGACTATATTGTCAATGTTCAAGACGCCATTCCTGCACCACTCAATTACCACGGGTTTCCAAAATCAATTTGCACTAGCGTCAATAACACCGTGTGTCATGGTATTCCCAATGAAAAAATACTAAAAAAAGGCGATATTATCAATATTGATATTACTGTTATTAAAGACGGTTATCACGGCGACACTTCCAAAATGTTCATTATCGGCAAATCCAGCGTCAAAGCGCAGCGCATTTGCCGTATCGCACAAGAATGTTTATATATTGGCATTGAAAAGGTTAAACCCGGTGTTCATTTGGGCGAAGTTGGTAAGGCAATTGGCGCACATGCAATCAAAAATAATTGTGCCGTTGTGCGTGATTATTGTGGGCATGGCATCGGTAGTATATTTCATGCTGAGCCACAAGTGGTGCATTATGATAATGGAGAATCTAACATTAGCCCTATTCTTGAAGCGGGCATGACCTTTACCATTGAGCCAATGATTAATCTCGGTAGTTTTGAAGTTACCACTTCTAAACTAGACGGTTGGACGGTAACCACAAAAGACCGTTCACTTTCTGCCCAATGGGAGCACACAATTTTGGTCACAAAAGACGGCTGTGAAATCCTAACACTTAGAGAGGAAGAAAGTTTAAAATGA
- a CDS encoding M48 family metalloprotease, translated as MDFREHQDRAKKNSRIIWFLYLLLLLLSSFLIGWTLAVGLNLAELYQPGYEQYSFGQKFISSNAYAFDENRIQILIGFSAIAFIVQGLTTVFGFIKKSNGHKVALAFGGSLLTEDTVDSLAQKQALNIVTEQALAASIPTPSLYLIPEQGINAFAAGKSSENAIVAITQGALDNFSRNELSGVIAHEIGHITNQDIKLNIQISAFVFGFTALFFLARFIFYNAAYNRRMDGRAKMVMFAMAAIIGIIGALTVWLGRILQAAMSRQREYLADASAVQFTRYPEGLVQAFEVLEKGGKSSKIENPSAKEYAHAMMFGIGGELFATHPPLKERIARIQNKKTHAN; from the coding sequence ATGGATTTTAGAGAGCACCAAGACCGTGCTAAAAAAAACAGCCGAATTATTTGGTTTTTGTATCTTTTATTGCTGTTACTTTCTTCCTTTCTAATTGGCTGGACTCTTGCGGTCGGGCTGAATTTGGCAGAACTTTATCAACCCGGTTATGAGCAATATAGTTTTGGACAAAAATTCATTTCTAGTAATGCTTATGCTTTTGACGAAAACCGTATCCAAATTTTAATCGGTTTTTCTGCCATTGCCTTTATTGTCCAAGGTCTAACCACAGTATTTGGCTTTATCAAAAAATCAAATGGGCATAAGGTTGCACTTGCATTTGGTGGCAGTCTATTAACCGAAGACACAGTGGATTCCTTAGCGCAAAAACAAGCCTTAAATATTGTTACCGAGCAAGCTTTGGCAGCCAGCATACCGACCCCCAGTTTGTATCTTATCCCAGAACAAGGTATCAATGCTTTTGCCGCTGGAAAATCTAGCGAAAACGCCATAGTTGCTATTACACAAGGTGCATTGGATAACTTTAGTCGCAACGAACTTTCAGGTGTTATTGCTCACGAAATAGGACACATTACCAATCAGGATATTAAATTAAATATTCAAATATCTGCTTTTGTTTTTGGCTTTACCGCTCTGTTCTTTTTAGCAAGATTCATCTTTTACAACGCAGCGTATAACCGTAGAATGGACGGACGCGCCAAAATGGTTATGTTTGCTATGGCAGCCATTATTGGTATTATTGGCGCACTCACTGTATGGCTTGGTAGAATTTTGCAAGCCGCTATGAGCAGACAAAGAGAATATTTAGCTGACGCTTCTGCGGTACAATTTACACGCTATCCCGAGGGTTTGGTGCAAGCCTTTGAGGTGCTGGAAAAGGGAGGAAAGTCAAGTAAAATAGAAAACCCTTCTGCCAAAGAATACGCTCATGCCATGATGTTTGGCATTGGTGGTGAGTTATTTGCTACACACCCACCGCTTAAAGAACGCATCGCTAGAATTCAAAATAAAAAAACACATGCCAATTGA